A single Desulfovibrio legallii DNA region contains:
- a CDS encoding metallophosphoesterase, which yields MILIHLYGILLFLYVTFRLILPAPLSHGGKALAVALVFLASQFHLCIRLLFGSLSSPELPYPLLLGLSYAFVALTLIFALLLLRDLVFLGLFLARRLAPATRVPFSPGRRAVVLSGLGLTLGAYGVKQGLKTPEVRTTEVPLPRLPAALDGLTVVQLTDLHASALLPAPRVAAIVAAVNDLRPDLILCTGDLVDGSTENRRDDVAPLARLRARYGVYACEGNHEYYADYEGWMRHFAALGLPLLHNAHTILEVRGHPLVIAGLNDPMAPLFGRPGPDVEKALDGAPAGATTLLLAHQPVFARGNAACGVDLQLSGHAHGGQMLGLDQIVAARNDGFLRGLYELEAMRLFVSPGAGLWAGFPVRLGVPAEISRLVLRAA from the coding sequence ATGATCCTCATCCACCTCTACGGCATACTGCTCTTCCTCTATGTGACCTTCCGGCTCATCCTGCCCGCGCCTTTGTCGCATGGGGGCAAGGCTCTGGCCGTCGCGCTTGTTTTTCTGGCCTCGCAGTTCCATCTTTGCATCCGCCTGCTGTTCGGCTCGCTCAGCTCGCCGGAGCTGCCTTACCCCCTGCTTCTGGGCCTGAGCTACGCCTTTGTGGCCCTGACCCTCATTTTTGCCCTGCTGCTGCTCCGCGACCTTGTTTTCCTGGGGCTGTTTCTTGCGCGCAGGCTCGCGCCGGCAACCAGGGTTCCCTTTTCGCCTGGCCGCAGGGCCGTGGTGCTCTCTGGCCTGGGGCTGACACTGGGCGCGTACGGCGTGAAACAAGGGCTCAAAACGCCGGAGGTCCGCACTACGGAAGTGCCGCTGCCGCGCCTGCCCGCAGCCCTGGACGGCCTTACGGTGGTGCAGCTGACCGATCTGCACGCCTCGGCCCTCTTGCCCGCGCCCCGCGTGGCGGCCATTGTGGCTGCCGTCAACGATCTGCGGCCAGATCTCATCCTCTGCACCGGCGATCTGGTGGACGGCAGCACGGAAAACCGCCGCGACGACGTGGCCCCCCTGGCGCGCTTACGCGCCCGCTACGGCGTCTACGCCTGCGAGGGCAACCACGAATACTACGCGGATTACGAGGGCTGGATGCGGCATTTCGCCGCATTGGGCCTGCCGCTGCTGCACAACGCCCACACGATTCTGGAGGTCAGGGGGCACCCTCTGGTCATCGCGGGCCTCAACGACCCCATGGCCCCCCTCTTCGGCAGGCCCGGCCCGGACGTGGAAAAAGCCCTGGACGGCGCACCGGCCGGGGCCACAACTCTGCTTCTGGCCCACCAGCCCGTCTTTGCGCGCGGCAACGCCGCCTGCGGCGTTGACCTCCAGCTTTCCGGGCACGCCCACGGCGGGCAGATGCTGGGCTTGGACCAGATCGTGGCCGCCCGCAACGACGGTTTTCTGCGCGGGCTTTACGAGCTGGAGGCCATGCGACTGTTTGTCAGCCCCGGCGCGGGCCTCTGGGCGGGCTTCCCCGTCCGCCTGGGCGTGCCCGCGGAGATCTCCCGCCTGGTGCTGCGCGCGGCATAG
- a CDS encoding agmatinase family protein, protein MHEHFLASEYPPCPPERAGFHIIPAPLERSVSYGGGAARGPAAILAASQQLEAWESGLAPGETGFYTAPPVDCAGPIADVLERIAQATTRALACGAVPVLLGGEHTVSLGALRALAAQARQRGEPLGVVQFDAHADLRQSYEGDPYSHACVMYRAAADLGLPLLQFAVRDFSREEAAARERLGVAHYDARFLARVGLPEQPLPEGFPHNIYITFDLDGLDSSLMPATGTPSPGGLNWREAQFILERCVAGRRVAGLDVVELAPIAGLHHADFTAAKLTHLLMGLAGAANTTEKQSAEAHA, encoded by the coding sequence ATGCACGAGCATTTTCTGGCTTCGGAGTATCCGCCCTGCCCGCCGGAGCGCGCAGGCTTTCACATCATTCCCGCGCCGCTGGAGCGCAGCGTCTCTTACGGCGGGGGCGCGGCCAGAGGCCCGGCGGCCATTCTGGCGGCCTCGCAGCAGCTTGAGGCCTGGGAAAGCGGCCTTGCCCCCGGCGAGACAGGTTTTTATACTGCCCCCCCCGTGGACTGCGCCGGCCCCATTGCGGACGTGCTGGAGCGCATTGCCCAGGCCACAACGCGGGCCCTGGCCTGTGGGGCCGTGCCCGTGCTGCTGGGGGGCGAACACACCGTCAGCCTGGGGGCCCTGCGCGCCCTGGCGGCGCAGGCCCGCCAGCGCGGCGAACCCCTGGGCGTGGTGCAGTTTGACGCCCACGCCGACCTGCGCCAGAGCTACGAGGGCGATCCCTACTCCCACGCCTGCGTCATGTACCGGGCCGCGGCAGACCTGGGCCTGCCCTTGCTCCAGTTTGCCGTGCGGGACTTCAGCCGCGAGGAGGCCGCCGCGCGCGAACGTCTGGGCGTTGCCCACTACGACGCGCGCTTTCTGGCCCGTGTGGGCCTGCCGGAGCAGCCCCTGCCCGAAGGCTTCCCCCACAACATTTACATCACCTTTGATCTGGACGGGCTGGATTCCTCCCTCATGCCGGCCACGGGTACGCCCTCACCCGGCGGGCTCAACTGGCGCGAAGCCCAGTTCATCCTGGAACGCTGCGTGGCGGGCCGCCGGGTGGCGGGCCTGGACGTGGTGGAGCTGGCCCCCATCGCCGGGCTGCACCACGCGGACTTCACGGCGGCCAAGCTGACCCACCTGCTCATGGGCTTGGCCGGGGCCGCCAACACCACGGAAAAACAATCTGCGGAGGCGCACGCATGA
- the ahbC gene encoding 12,18-didecarboxysiroheme deacetylase, translating into MIGISKLYCGQVEPSDALRYGRQSGKLPSHLLQFSKDKKPVVVWNMTQRCNLKCVHCYAKAVPVDGEDQISTAQAKAMIDDLAAYGAPVMLFSGGEPLVRKDLVELASHATAAGMRAVISTNGTLITKAKARELKSVGLSYVGVSLDGMEPVHDKFRAVPGAFKKALEGIANCQAEGLKVGLRFTINKRNVAEIPGIFRLLRELEVPRACFYHLVYSGRGSDLIKEDLDHSETRQVLDLIMDETRALFDAGKPKEILTVDNHADGPYVWMRLQREDPKRAAEVFELLQYNEGNNSGRGIGCISWDGKVHADQFWRQHVFGNVLERPFSQIWDDPSIELLHQLKDKKSHVKGRCARCRYLNICGGNFRARAEAFYGDIWAQDPACYLTDEEIGL; encoded by the coding sequence ATGATCGGCATCTCCAAACTTTACTGCGGCCAGGTGGAGCCTTCAGACGCCCTGCGCTACGGGCGGCAATCGGGCAAGCTGCCCTCCCACCTTCTGCAATTCTCCAAAGATAAGAAGCCCGTTGTGGTCTGGAACATGACCCAGCGCTGCAACCTCAAGTGCGTGCACTGCTACGCCAAGGCCGTGCCCGTGGACGGCGAAGACCAGATCAGCACCGCTCAGGCCAAGGCCATGATCGACGATCTGGCCGCCTACGGCGCGCCGGTCATGCTCTTTTCCGGCGGCGAACCCCTGGTGCGCAAAGACCTGGTGGAGCTGGCCAGCCACGCCACGGCCGCGGGCATGCGCGCGGTCATCTCCACCAACGGCACGCTCATCACCAAGGCCAAGGCCCGCGAGCTCAAGTCCGTGGGGCTCTCCTATGTGGGCGTCTCCCTGGACGGCATGGAGCCCGTGCACGACAAGTTCCGCGCCGTGCCCGGAGCCTTCAAAAAAGCCCTGGAGGGCATTGCCAACTGCCAGGCCGAGGGCCTCAAGGTGGGCCTGCGCTTTACCATCAACAAGCGCAATGTGGCCGAAATCCCCGGCATCTTCCGCCTCCTGCGCGAGCTGGAAGTGCCCCGGGCCTGTTTCTACCACCTGGTCTATTCCGGCCGCGGCTCCGACCTCATCAAGGAAGACCTGGACCACAGCGAAACCCGCCAGGTGCTGGACCTGATCATGGACGAAACCCGCGCCCTGTTCGACGCGGGCAAGCCCAAAGAAATCCTCACCGTGGACAACCACGCCGACGGCCCCTACGTCTGGATGCGCCTCCAGCGGGAAGACCCCAAGCGGGCCGCAGAGGTCTTTGAGCTCCTGCAGTACAACGAAGGCAACAACTCCGGCCGGGGCATCGGCTGCATCTCCTGGGACGGCAAGGTCCACGCCGACCAGTTCTGGCGGCAGCACGTTTTCGGCAACGTGCTGGAGCGCCCTTTCTCCCAGATCTGGGACGACCCCTCCATTGAGTTGCTGCACCAGCTCAAGGACAAAAAATCCCACGTCAAGGGCCGCTGCGCCAGGTGCCGCTACCTCAACATCTGCGGCGGCAACTTCCGCGCCCGCGCCGAGGCCTTCTACGGCGACATCTGGGCCCAGGACCCCGCCTGTTATCTCACGGATGAAGAAATAGGGCTGTAA
- the panB gene encoding 3-methyl-2-oxobutanoate hydroxymethyltransferase, whose protein sequence is MKNTVVTFREAKGGEKLVMITAYDYSTARVMDAAGVNAILVGDSLGMVMLGYEDTLSVTLDDMARHCAAVARGTREALVVCDMPFMSYHTGVEDTVRNAGRLIVQGRAQAVKLEGGAAFCPEVRALVRASIPVVGHLGLTPQSVNAFGGYKVQGKTPTAAQKLLDDARALQDAGAFALVLECVPAPLAAKITQALAIPTIGIGAGPDCDGQVLVWQDMTGMNPGKLPRFVKRFGEVGQALRGAVEAYAREVRAGTFPAEEHAYPLPEGAEKTFRKLK, encoded by the coding sequence ATGAAAAACACGGTGGTCACGTTTCGGGAAGCCAAAGGCGGGGAAAAGCTGGTCATGATCACGGCCTACGACTACAGCACGGCCAGGGTCATGGACGCCGCTGGGGTCAACGCCATCCTGGTGGGCGATTCCCTGGGCATGGTCATGCTGGGCTACGAAGACACCCTCTCCGTCACCCTGGACGATATGGCGCGCCACTGCGCCGCCGTGGCGCGCGGCACGCGCGAGGCCCTGGTGGTCTGCGACATGCCCTTCATGAGCTACCACACGGGCGTGGAAGACACGGTGCGCAATGCCGGCCGCCTCATCGTTCAGGGCCGCGCCCAGGCCGTCAAACTGGAAGGCGGCGCGGCATTCTGCCCCGAAGTGCGCGCCCTGGTGCGGGCCTCCATTCCCGTGGTGGGGCACCTGGGCCTCACCCCCCAGTCCGTCAACGCCTTCGGCGGCTACAAAGTGCAGGGCAAAACCCCCACCGCCGCCCAAAAACTCCTGGACGACGCCCGCGCCCTGCAGGACGCCGGGGCCTTCGCCCTGGTGCTCGAATGCGTGCCCGCCCCCCTGGCCGCCAAAATCACCCAGGCCCTCGCCATCCCCACCATCGGCATCGGCGCAGGGCCGGACTGCGATGGCCAGGTGCTCGTCTGGCAGGATATGACCGGCATGAACCCCGGCAAACTCCCCCGCTTTGTCAAACGCTTCGGCGAAGTGGGGCAAGCCCTGCGCGGCGCGGTGGAGGCCTACGCCCGCGAAGTCCGCGCCGGAACCTTCCCCGCCGAAGAGCACGCCTACCCCCTGCCCGAAGGCGCGGAAAAAACCTTTCGGAAGCTGAAATAA
- the alaS gene encoding alanine--tRNA ligase, translated as MLTAKEIRRRYLEFFHRHQHAIVPSGPIIPPNDPTLLFTNAGMVQFKKLFLGEEKRAYSRATTCQKCLRVSGKHNDLENVGRTARHHTFFEMLGNFSFGDYFKREAITWAWEFVTKELGLPKEKLWVTVYREDDEAAALWAELAGLPEERIVRMGEKDNFWTMGDTGPCGPCSEIYVDQGEAMACGPECGIGKCDCDRFLEIWNLVFTQFDQAADGTRTPLARPNIDTGMGLERMAAVVQGKRSNFDCDLFQEIIQYAAGLAGVTYSYSAPDANDVDTALRVIADHSRAAAFLIAGGVLPSNESRGYVLRRLIRRALRFATLMGVHEPFMHKVARKVTEVMGDAYPELVEHADFIARAVFEEEQRFSLTLQKGLELLDEELGALKAAGQTVIPGDFCFRLYDTYGFPLDIVTDVAEKRGFAADAAGFETHMAQQRARAREHQKKGGLLGQSSAGASPFQPLLDAGLSSAFVGYERLTAQSPVTALRDSAGAAVEVLGEGETGYVVTESTPFYGEGGGQAGDAGRLRSASGAAAVRTTLKPAPALLVHEVHVDSGELRLGDTVELTVDEDRRAATARNHTCTHLLHAALRRVLGSHVKQAGSLVDGAHLRFDFSHIAALSPEELAAVERQVNRAIMADMPVATQVMPVAEAMASGAMALFGEKYGDTVRVLTVAAPGADEPESVELCGGTHLARTGQAGAFLIVSESGVAAGVRRIEAVTGWNAYARAVEQRAELGSLAEMLKARPGQLAERVQALHAEIKKLRKASEKAAPATGADLAAQVKEINGLRLLAARLDGVPVKALRGLMDDVRSRLPEKAVACLATVEDGKVGLLVYVSKDLHNRFTAPALIKEAAAPCGGSGGGRPDMAQAGGTKPEGLEAAFALLHQRLLDA; from the coding sequence ATGCTCACCGCCAAAGAAATCCGCCGCCGTTACCTGGAGTTTTTTCACCGTCACCAGCACGCCATTGTGCCTTCCGGGCCCATCATCCCGCCCAACGACCCCACCCTGCTCTTCACCAACGCGGGCATGGTGCAGTTTAAAAAGCTCTTTCTGGGCGAGGAAAAGCGCGCCTACAGCCGCGCCACCACCTGTCAGAAGTGCCTGCGCGTTTCCGGCAAGCACAACGACCTGGAAAATGTGGGCCGCACCGCGCGCCACCACACTTTTTTTGAGATGCTGGGCAATTTTTCCTTTGGCGACTACTTCAAGCGCGAGGCCATAACCTGGGCCTGGGAATTTGTGACCAAAGAGCTGGGCCTGCCCAAAGAAAAGCTCTGGGTCACGGTCTACCGCGAGGACGACGAGGCCGCCGCCCTCTGGGCCGAGCTGGCCGGGCTGCCGGAAGAACGCATCGTGCGCATGGGCGAGAAGGACAACTTCTGGACCATGGGCGATACGGGCCCCTGCGGCCCTTGCTCCGAAATCTATGTGGACCAGGGCGAAGCCATGGCCTGCGGCCCGGAGTGCGGCATCGGCAAGTGCGATTGCGACCGCTTCCTGGAAATCTGGAACCTGGTCTTCACCCAGTTTGACCAGGCCGCCGACGGCACGCGCACGCCCCTGGCCCGGCCCAACATCGACACTGGCATGGGCCTGGAGCGCATGGCCGCCGTGGTGCAGGGCAAGCGCTCCAACTTTGATTGCGACCTCTTTCAGGAAATCATCCAGTACGCGGCGGGTCTTGCGGGCGTGACCTACAGCTACAGCGCCCCGGACGCCAACGACGTGGATACGGCCCTGCGCGTCATTGCCGACCACAGCCGCGCCGCGGCCTTCCTCATCGCCGGGGGCGTCCTGCCTTCCAACGAAAGCCGCGGCTATGTGCTGCGCCGCCTTATCCGCCGGGCCCTGCGTTTCGCCACCCTCATGGGCGTGCACGAACCCTTCATGCACAAGGTGGCCCGCAAGGTCACGGAGGTCATGGGCGACGCCTACCCAGAGCTGGTGGAACACGCGGATTTCATCGCCCGCGCCGTATTCGAGGAGGAGCAGCGCTTTTCCCTTACCCTGCAAAAGGGCCTGGAACTGCTGGACGAAGAGCTGGGGGCCCTCAAGGCTGCGGGCCAGACCGTCATCCCCGGCGACTTCTGCTTCAGGCTCTACGATACTTACGGCTTCCCCCTGGACATTGTGACGGACGTGGCCGAAAAGCGCGGCTTTGCCGCCGACGCGGCGGGCTTTGAGACCCACATGGCCCAACAGCGCGCCCGCGCCCGCGAACACCAGAAAAAAGGCGGCCTGCTGGGCCAGAGCAGCGCGGGGGCCAGCCCCTTCCAGCCTCTGCTGGATGCGGGCCTGAGCAGCGCCTTTGTGGGCTACGAACGCCTGACGGCCCAAAGCCCCGTTACGGCCCTGCGCGACAGCGCGGGCGCGGCCGTGGAGGTGCTGGGCGAGGGCGAAACGGGCTATGTGGTCACGGAAAGCACGCCCTTCTACGGCGAAGGCGGCGGCCAGGCCGGGGACGCGGGCCGCCTGCGCAGCGCTTCGGGCGCGGCCGCGGTGCGCACGACCCTCAAGCCCGCGCCCGCCTTGCTGGTGCACGAAGTGCATGTGGATTCGGGCGAGCTGCGCCTAGGCGACACGGTGGAGCTGACCGTGGATGAAGACCGCCGCGCGGCCACAGCCCGCAACCACACCTGCACCCACCTCCTGCATGCGGCCCTGCGCCGGGTGCTGGGCAGCCACGTCAAGCAGGCCGGATCCCTGGTGGACGGCGCGCATCTGCGCTTCGACTTTTCCCACATCGCGGCCCTGAGCCCTGAGGAGCTGGCCGCCGTGGAGCGCCAGGTCAACCGCGCCATTATGGCGGATATGCCCGTCGCCACCCAAGTTATGCCCGTGGCCGAAGCCATGGCCAGCGGGGCCATGGCCCTGTTCGGCGAAAAGTACGGTGATACCGTGCGTGTGCTCACTGTAGCTGCCCCAGGGGCCGACGAGCCCGAATCCGTGGAGTTGTGCGGCGGCACGCACCTGGCGCGCACGGGCCAGGCGGGCGCGTTCCTCATTGTTTCTGAAAGCGGCGTGGCCGCCGGGGTGCGGCGCATTGAGGCCGTTACCGGCTGGAACGCCTACGCCCGCGCCGTGGAGCAGCGGGCCGAGCTGGGCTCCCTGGCCGAGATGCTCAAGGCCCGCCCCGGCCAGCTGGCCGAGCGCGTGCAGGCCCTGCACGCCGAGATCAAAAAACTGCGCAAAGCCTCGGAAAAGGCCGCCCCCGCCACGGGCGCGGACCTGGCCGCCCAGGTCAAGGAAATCAACGGCCTGCGCCTGCTGGCCGCCCGCCTGGACGGCGTGCCCGTCAAGGCCCTGCGCGGCCTCATGGACGACGTGCGCTCCCGCCTGCCGGAAAAGGCCGTGGCCTGCCTGGCCACGGTGGAGGACGGCAAGGTGGGCCTGCTCGTCTATGTTTCCAAAGACCTGCACAACAGATTCACGGCCCCCGCCCTGATCAAGGAGGCGGCGGCCCCGTGCGGCGGTTCGGGCGGCGGCCGCCCGGACATGGCCCAGGCCGGCGGCACAAAGCCCGAAGGCCTGGAAGCCGCCTTCGCCCTGTTACACCAGCGCCTGCTGGACGCATAA
- the recA gene encoding recombinase RecA: MARKPALSPADARAEALGTALSTIERKYGKGAVMKLSDEAHVNIPVIPTGSIGLDLALGVGGIPRGRITEIFGPESSGKTTLTLHIIAECQKQGGTCAFVDAEHALDVGYAKRLGVNTDDLLISQPDYGEQALDIADMLVRSGAVDLVVVDSVAALIPQAELDGDMGETQVGGQARLMSHAMRRLTGTIHKSRTSVIFINQIRMKIGVTGYGSPETTTGGNALKFYASVRMDIRRIQTLKDKEESFGSRTKVKVVKNKVAPPFRSAIFDILYGQGISRSGELIDLGIEAKIIEQSGSWFAFGSEKLGQGREKVRALLDENPDLRNQIEAKVVEFLGLHPQESVPAADDDLDEAPPTPEYD, from the coding sequence ATGGCCAGAAAACCGGCCCTCAGTCCTGCGGACGCGCGCGCCGAAGCCCTGGGCACGGCGCTTTCCACCATTGAGCGCAAATACGGCAAGGGCGCGGTCATGAAGCTCTCCGACGAGGCCCACGTCAACATCCCTGTCATTCCCACGGGTTCCATTGGCCTGGACCTGGCCCTGGGGGTAGGGGGCATCCCGCGCGGGCGCATCACGGAAATTTTCGGCCCGGAATCTTCGGGCAAGACCACGCTTACCCTGCACATTATTGCAGAGTGCCAGAAGCAGGGCGGCACTTGCGCCTTTGTGGACGCGGAGCACGCCCTGGACGTGGGCTACGCCAAGCGCCTGGGCGTCAATACGGACGATCTGCTCATTTCGCAGCCCGACTACGGCGAGCAGGCCCTGGACATTGCGGACATGCTGGTGCGCTCCGGCGCGGTGGACCTGGTAGTGGTGGACTCGGTGGCCGCGCTTATTCCTCAGGCGGAGCTGGACGGCGACATGGGCGAGACCCAGGTGGGCGGGCAGGCCCGGCTCATGTCCCACGCCATGCGGCGGCTCACGGGCACCATCCACAAGTCGCGCACGTCGGTCATCTTCATCAACCAGATCCGCATGAAGATCGGCGTTACGGGCTACGGCAGCCCGGAGACCACCACCGGCGGCAACGCCCTCAAGTTCTATGCCTCGGTGCGCATGGACATCCGCCGCATCCAGACCCTCAAGGACAAAGAGGAGTCTTTCGGCTCGCGCACCAAGGTCAAGGTGGTCAAAAACAAGGTTGCGCCGCCCTTCCGCAGTGCGATTTTCGACATTCTGTACGGCCAGGGCATTTCGCGCTCCGGCGAGCTCATTGACCTGGGCATTGAGGCCAAGATCATTGAGCAGAGCGGCTCGTGGTTCGCCTTTGGCTCGGAAAAGCTGGGCCAGGGCCGCGAAAAAGTGCGCGCCCTGCTGGACGAAAACCCCGATCTGCGCAATCAGATCGAAGCCAAGGTGGTGGAATTTCTGGGCCTGCATCCGCAGGAAAGCGTGCCCGCCGCCGATGACGATTTGGACGAGGCCCCCCCCACCCCCGAGTACGACTGA
- the hemB gene encoding porphobilinogen synthase has protein sequence MTAFHRGRRLRWTPELRTLVRETPPLLAEDLIMPYFVVETADADFRKEIPSMPGQCQLSLQELENQVARAVDTGLHAVILFGIPATKDEQASGAYAEDGIVQRAVRLLKRRWPSLLVITDVCLCEYMSHGHCGVLMPDGAVLNDATLPLLAKTAVSHAEAGADMVAPSDMMDGRVAAIRQALDDGGLTETPILSYAVKYASAYYGPFRDAAESTPACGDRKSYQMDPANAREALIEALADLDEGADALIVKPAGPYSDILRLVREHVNVPLCAYQVSGEYSLIRAAGLNGWIDERAVMLESLTGLKRAGADMLITYFTETLLKERLVR, from the coding sequence ATGACCGCATTTCACAGGGGCCGCCGCCTGCGCTGGACCCCGGAGCTCCGTACCCTGGTCCGCGAGACCCCGCCGCTGCTGGCCGAAGACCTGATCATGCCTTACTTTGTGGTGGAAACCGCCGACGCGGACTTTCGCAAAGAAATCCCCTCCATGCCCGGCCAGTGCCAGCTCAGCCTGCAGGAGCTGGAAAACCAGGTGGCCCGGGCCGTGGATACGGGCCTCCATGCCGTGATCCTGTTCGGCATTCCGGCCACCAAGGACGAGCAGGCCAGCGGCGCCTACGCCGAGGACGGCATTGTCCAGCGGGCCGTGCGTCTGCTTAAGCGGCGTTGGCCCAGCCTGCTGGTCATTACCGACGTCTGCCTCTGCGAATACATGAGCCACGGCCACTGCGGCGTGCTCATGCCCGACGGCGCGGTGCTCAACGACGCCACCCTGCCCCTGCTGGCCAAAACCGCCGTAAGCCACGCCGAGGCCGGAGCCGACATGGTGGCCCCCTCGGACATGATGGACGGCCGCGTGGCCGCCATCCGCCAGGCCCTGGACGACGGCGGCCTTACGGAAACGCCCATCCTTTCCTACGCCGTCAAGTACGCCTCGGCCTACTACGGCCCCTTCCGCGACGCGGCCGAGAGCACCCCGGCCTGCGGCGACCGCAAGTCTTACCAGATGGACCCGGCCAACGCCCGCGAAGCCCTTATCGAAGCCCTGGCCGACCTGGACGAAGGGGCCGACGCCCTCATCGTCAAGCCCGCCGGGCCGTACAGCGATATCCTCCGCCTGGTGCGCGAGCACGTGAACGTGCCCCTCTGCGCCTACCAGGTCAGCGGCGAATACTCCCTCATCCGCGCCGCCGGGCTCAACGGCTGGATCGACGAGCGCGCCGTTATGCTCGAATCCCTTACCGGGCTCAAGCGCGCGGGCGCGGATATGCTCATCACCTACTTCACCGAAACCCTGCTCAAGGAAAGGCTGGTCCGCTGA
- a CDS encoding multidrug effflux MFS transporter, which produces MHFTENELVVGAGARLSRRRRLYLAVLLGMLAAFGPLCTDTYLPSLPALGEDLSLSTAAVQLTITACLLGMALGQLFVGPLSDGTGRRGPLLCALAFFTLASAACVAAQSGHGFIALRFAQGLGGAGGIVLSRAIACDLFRGPELTSFMSLLMAVNSVAPIAGPVLGGALAALGSWRWVFIFLAGMGVFLLLFCGFGLPETLPPSLRRQGGTRASLRATAALCRDPAFMSYVGMQGFTMGGFFGYVAASPFVFQNMYAISPTGYSLIFGGNALSVTIMAVITGRLALRMGEMRLLSIGNRLRMVACLIVLGVTLARPASPLPIMASLYCMLVLQGMTMPCAFTLAIEAQRVGAGTASGLLGVAMFLAGAASSPLVGLGGPDTAVPLGLVCAASGLLALLTGFAGNRLLARRRAETAAAQDPSAPRPH; this is translated from the coding sequence ATGCATTTTACGGAAAACGAACTGGTGGTGGGGGCGGGGGCCCGGCTCTCCCGCCGGCGGCGGCTCTACCTGGCCGTACTTCTTGGCATGCTGGCGGCCTTCGGCCCCCTCTGCACGGATACCTACCTGCCCAGCCTGCCCGCTCTGGGCGAGGATTTGTCTCTCTCCACCGCCGCCGTGCAGCTCACCATCACGGCCTGTCTGCTGGGCATGGCCCTGGGCCAGCTCTTTGTGGGGCCCCTCTCGGACGGCACGGGCCGCCGCGGCCCCCTGCTCTGCGCCCTGGCCTTCTTCACCCTGGCCTCCGCCGCCTGCGTGGCGGCCCAGTCAGGGCACGGCTTCATCGCCCTGCGCTTTGCCCAGGGCCTGGGCGGGGCCGGGGGCATCGTGCTTTCCCGCGCCATCGCCTGCGACCTGTTCCGCGGGCCGGAGCTTACCAGCTTCATGAGTCTGCTCATGGCCGTCAACAGCGTGGCCCCCATCGCCGGGCCCGTGCTGGGCGGCGCGCTGGCCGCCCTGGGCAGCTGGCGCTGGGTGTTCATCTTTCTTGCCGGGATGGGCGTTTTTCTGCTCCTTTTCTGCGGCTTCGGCCTGCCGGAAACCCTGCCCCCAAGCCTGCGCCGCCAGGGCGGCACGCGCGCCAGCCTGCGGGCCACCGCGGCCCTCTGCCGCGACCCGGCCTTCATGAGCTATGTGGGCATGCAGGGCTTCACCATGGGCGGCTTTTTCGGCTATGTGGCGGCCTCGCCCTTTGTCTTCCAGAACATGTACGCCATCTCCCCCACGGGTTACAGCCTCATCTTCGGCGGCAACGCCCTGAGCGTCACCATCATGGCCGTCATTACCGGACGCCTGGCGCTCCGGATGGGTGAAATGCGCCTGCTCAGCATCGGCAACCGGCTGCGCATGGTCGCCTGCCTGATCGTTCTGGGCGTTACCCTGGCGCGGCCCGCCTCGCCCCTGCCCATCATGGCCAGCCTGTACTGCATGCTGGTTCTGCAGGGCATGACCATGCCCTGCGCCTTTACCCTGGCCATTGAGGCCCAGCGCGTGGGCGCGGGCACGGCCTCAGGCCTTCTGGGCGTGGCCATGTTCCTGGCCGGAGCCGCCTCCTCCCCCCTGGTGGGCCTGGGCGGCCCGGATACGGCCGTGCCCCTGGGCCTGGTCTGCGCCGCCAGCGGCCTGCTGGCCCTGCTCACCGGGTTTGCGGGCAACCGCCTGCTGGCTCGCCGCCGGGCCGAAACCGCAGCCGCACAAGACCCCTCCGCACCGCGCCCGCATTGA